Proteins from a single region of Engystomops pustulosus chromosome 5, aEngPut4.maternal, whole genome shotgun sequence:
- the SGCE gene encoding epsilon-sarcoglycan isoform X3 encodes MQTLLGMDLIAGRCGPLLLTVVTILSRVHSDRNVYPSSGVLFVHVLEREYYKGEFPPYPKPGELSNDPITFNTNLMGFPDRPGWLRYIQRTPYSDGVLYGSPTYESVGKPTIIEITAYNRRTFETARHNLVINTMSAEDFPLPYQAEFFIKNMNVEEMLASEVLGDFLGAVKNVWQPDRLNAINITSALDRGGRVPLPINDMKEGVYVMVGADVPFSSCLREVENPQNQLRCSQEMEPVISCDKKFRAQFHIDWCKISLVDKTKQVLISQEVVRGEGILPDVGEYRPPAEALKARDYRADFLITLAVPSAVALVLFAILGYIMCCRREGMEKRNMQTPDIQLVHHSAIQKSTKELRDMSKNREIAWPLSTLPVFHPVTGEIVPPLHTDTYDNTNMPLMQTQQTLPHQTQIPQQQNAGQWYT; translated from the exons TGGTCACCATCCTGTCCAGAGTGCACTCAGACCGCAACGTCTATCCCTCTTCTGGAGTCCTGTTCGTCCATGTTCTGGAAAGAGAGTACTACAAGGGAGAATTCCCTCCTTATCCGAAGCCAG GCGAGCTCAGCAACGATCCCATCACGTTTAATACCAATCTGATGGGTTTTCCTGATCGGCCGGGGTGGCTGCGGTATATCCAGAGGACGCCTTATAGCGATGGGGTGCTGTACGGATCTCCCACGTACGAGAGTGTGGGGAAACCAACCATTATCGAG ATAACGGCCTACAATAGAAGAACGTTTGAGACGGCGAGACACAATCTTGTCATCAATACCATGTCAGCGGAGG ATTTCCCGCTTCCGTACCAGGCAGAGTTTTTCATTAAAAACATGAACGTAGAGGAAATGTTGGCCAGCGAAGTTCTGGGAGATTTTCTTGGAGCGGTGAAAAATGTCTGGCAACCGGATCGTCTCAATGCTATCAATATCACGTCAGCGctggacagagggggcagagtGCCACTCCCCATCAATGACATGAAGGAGGG CGTCTATGTTATGGTCGGAGCAGACGTCCCGTTCTCATCATGTCTGCGTGAAGTTGAAAACCCCCAGAACCAGCTGAGGTGCAGCCAGGAGATGGAACCCGTCATAAGTTGTGACAAAAAGTTTCGGGCACAGTTCCATATAGATTGGTGTAAGATTTCCCTG GTGGATAAAACAAAGCAAGTGCTGATCTCTCAAGAAGTGGTGCGGGGGGAGGGGATCCTTCCCGATGTCGGGGAGTACAGACCTCCGGCCGAAGCGCTGAAGGCCAGAGACTATCGCGCGGACTTCCTGATCACGCTGGCAGTGCCCTCTGCCGTAGCCCTGGTGCTGTTCGCCATCCTCGGTTACATCATGTGCTGTCGCAGGGAGGGAAT GGAAAAGAGAAACATGCAAACCCCAGA CATCCAACTGGTTCACCACAGCGCTATCCAGAAATCCACAAAAGAACTTCGGGACATGTCTAAAAACAGAGAAATTGCCTGGCCTCTGTCCACACTTCCAGTTTTTCATCCAGTAACAGGGGAAATAGTGCCCCCTCTTCATACGGACACCTACGATAACACCAACATGCCCTTGATGCAGACACAACA